A genomic segment from Nicotiana sylvestris chromosome 1, ASM39365v2, whole genome shotgun sequence encodes:
- the LOC138876544 gene encoding NAC domain-containing protein 30-like — translation MEYSQAKCFSRPMGHRFHPTDREVLKYLIGFVRDEPLHSQNELMQVADLYADKEPWQIFEAYDQGNNNNNTRYFITPQKKEKPTWKRVSRTVGKGTWKPQGKGREVFDDKGKLMGYVKSLKYIPANKSSNNVNGEWLMTEYSLFDRYLAAREIKNKGFVICKIKKKGKPGDKKKGNNIDEVVNDENMRDIEEFINTVLQEDVQVEDNGIRSNGTIAKLDDQENNIIQYVEGDQVRDHVLGLLDSTEDINMEYQVEDNQHATFWASAEDVDLDTINFYEYHMMSSSGCSSKSGVTSLTLS, via the exons ATGGAGTATTCTCAGGCTAAGTGTTTTTCTCGCCCGATGGGTCATCGCTTTCATCCTACGGACAGGGAAGTGCTCAAGTATCTAATAGGGTTTGTGAGAGACGAGCCACTTCACTCTCAGAATGAACTCATGCAGGTGGCGGATCTCTACGCCGACAAGGAGCCATGGCAGATTTTCGAAGCTTATGATcagggaaacaacaacaacaacactcGTTACTTCATAACGCCGCAGAAGAAAGAGAAGCCAACGTGGAAAAGAGTTTCAAGAACTGTCGGGAAGGGCACTTGGAAGCCTCAAGGCAAAGGCCGAGAGGTGTTTGATGATAAAGGAAAACTCATGGGATACGTGAAAAGTTTGAAGTACATCCCCGCTAACAAATCGTCAAACAATGTGAATGGCGAGTGGTTGATGACAGAGTACTCTTTGTTTGATCGTTATCTGGCTGCTAGGGAGATTAAGAACAAAGGTTTCGTAATTTGTAAGATCAAGAAGAAGGGCAAACCTGGTGACAAGAAAAAAGGAAACAACATTGATGAGGTAGTTAATGATGAGAATATGAGAGATATTGAAGAATTTATCAACACCGTGTTGCAAGAAGATGTTCAAGTTGAAGACAATGGTATAAGGTCGAATGGTACTATAGCAAAGCTGGATGATCAAGAGAATAATATTATCCAATATGTAGAGGGAGATCAAGTTAGAGACCATGTACTTGGTTTGTTGGATTCCACAGAGGATATT AATATGGAATACCAAGTCGAAGACAATCAACATGCTACATTCTGGGCTTCCGCGGAAGATGTCGATCTGGATACTATCAATTTCT ATGAGTATCATATGATGTCGTCATCAGGGTGTTCAAGCAAATCTGGTGTGACATCACTGACATTATCTTAA
- the LOC104214950 gene encoding LIM domain-containing protein PLIM2b-like, producing the protein MAFTGTLDKCSACDKTVYFVDLLSADGVTYHKSCFKCSHCKGTLVMSNYSSMEGVLYCKTHFEQLFKESGNFTKNFQNSKAERQNSLTRAPSKLSAMFSGTQDKCAACDKTVYPLEKVTMEGESFHKSCFKCAHGGCPLTHATYASLDGNLYCKHHFAQLFMEKGNYQHVLKAVNNKKSSAAVTPVNDTEENAAEEENNKEPENSEEPQQQS; encoded by the exons atggcATTCACAGGAACTTTGGATAAATGCTCAGCTTGTGATAAGACTGTTTACTTTGTTGATTTGTTGTCTGCGGATGGTGTTACTTATCATAAATCCTGCTTCAAATGTAGCCATTGCAAAGGCACTCTTGTG ATGAGCAACTACTCTTCCATGGAAGGAGTCCTCTACTGCAAGACTCATTTCGAACAGCTTTTTAAGGAATCTGGAAACTTTACCAAGAATTTTCAGAATT CTAAGGCTGAGAGGCAAAATTCACTG ACAAGGGCTCCAAGCAAACTATCTGCTATGTTCTCTGGAACCCAAGATAAATGTGCTGCTTGCGATAAAACTGTTTATCCACTTGAAAAG GTGACAATGGAAGGAGAATCATTCCACAAGTCATGTTTCAAGTGTGCACATGGAGGGTGTCCACTTACCCATGCAACATATGCTTCCCTTGATGGAAATCTCTATTGCAAACACCATTTTGCTCAGCTCTTCATGGAAAAAGGAAATTACCAACATGTCCTCAAAGCTGTTAATAATAAGAAGAGTAGTGCTGCTGTGACACCAGTAAATGACACTGAAGAAAATGCAGCTGAAGAAGAGAATAATAAGGAGCCTGAAAATTCAGAGGAACCACAACAACAATCATAA